The Clostridium sp. AWRP genome has a window encoding:
- a CDS encoding MarR family transcriptional regulator, whose translation MMNFNFDNKLEISYMLLRLGVKLSELDKQTNYYGTDTPLFYAEIHMIRAIKENEGIHVSGLAEKLGVTKGAVSQIIMRLQKKGMIIKEVDPHNSSRLNLRLTPKGETANTYHKKIHNNFDNIVNDILKDASDTEKSFLKNFLNSLEEKIDTFDKRKK comes from the coding sequence ATGATGAATTTTAATTTTGATAATAAGTTAGAAATTAGCTACATGCTTTTAAGATTAGGTGTAAAACTTTCTGAGCTTGATAAACAAACTAATTATTATGGAACAGATACTCCTCTCTTTTACGCTGAAATTCATATGATCAGAGCTATAAAAGAAAATGAAGGTATTCATGTTAGTGGTCTTGCAGAAAAACTGGGAGTGACAAAAGGAGCAGTTTCCCAAATAATCATGAGACTTCAAAAAAAGGGTATGATAATTAAAGAAGTTGATCCGCATAATTCTTCAAGGTTGAATCTTCGTTTAACACCAAAAGGTGAAACAGCCAATACGTATCATAAAAAAATTCATAATAATTTTGATAACATTGTTAATGATATTTTAAAAGATGCTTCCGATACAGAAAAATCTTTCTTAAAAAATTTTTTAAATTCT